A genome region from Salvia splendens isolate huo1 chromosome 19, SspV2, whole genome shotgun sequence includes the following:
- the LOC121778635 gene encoding protein SENSITIVE TO UV 2-like — MADQGLDDDEWDADFVEEVVKLEETVLSTQSSRQHPLLQPLQSQAPFLPPPRRLPPPLELSYSPPRELSQRTPQTLQPHTSIPDFHDSFALPVTDIAKERELGALQKELNRVSKQLSHLEQECSDLRKEKDKNLEQLKVLNSRIEAKDAQANLKKGMEMDDIVCNSLDHGIPEARQNVKPYNKQPGSCAKYCDTGRDKTNEASTSALQETFCHSEKLFGVWNSNDQKQGRVLVAKLYKTCEMDFHLLFGYLNSPVNGSNMASSDQQGPLQTIEYEKVLHLYSVFTKISNDILRPEDLLEALVDLCNLENVFIVRWSLRVLHKVLSDSASMEKEFGERENVTVEESISKNAESDTNGFRAEEECLSFANIVDMLKQGRIPPAPKLANAKPSGFSGFANHSCVASVSGAYQVSLLERMCTIATKSNDELVRRDALSVMNLILMRHNAYLERDKFAGESVFHTLSQLLRKEAGFSVQDQAVHALYLLCNCPKVLDMISSCLKEDGDLSYSKDISGNNFPSFQVLNEILIGLAHCVACCGSATAEEMKLRRNAISFLAFLGSSGKSGFEILLNHRIPKGSNFLAVIMQSILSDLDLQESKSARRSSIVMEQSLVIREALILLNRLVSHPQYSISVLNALTATRDAASMAVEFANRLTHKGKLLWQDDNTTKLTRESEILELARVFKRRVFIFLGDSVYDG; from the exons ATGGCGGATCAGGGTTTAGACGACGATGAGTGGGATGCCGATTTCGTAGAAGAGGTTGTCAAGTTGGAGGAAACCGTTCTCTCCACCCAGTCCTCTCGACAACACCCACTGCTTCAGCCTCTGCAGTCTCAGGCTCCTTTTCTCCCTCCCCCTCGGCGCCTGCCGCCGCCGTTGGAGCTCAGTTATTCACCTCCTCGCGAACTGTCTCAGAGAACTCCTCAGACCTTGCAACCGCATACTTCCATTCCCGATTTtcatgactcttttgcccttccCGTAACCGACATTGCGAAGGAGCGCGAGCTTGGTGCACTGCAG AAAGAGCTAAATCGTGTTTCGAAGCAGCTTAGTCACCTg GAGCAGGAGTGCTCTGATCTTAGAAAGGAAAAGGACAAAAACTTGGAGCAGCTGAAAGTACTGAATTCGAGGATTGAGGCTAAAGATGCTCAAGCTAATCTTAAAAAGGGCATGGAGAT GGATGATATCGTTTGTAACTCTTTGGATCATGGGATACCTGAAGCCCGTCAAAATGTGAAACCATATAATAAACAGCCTGGTTCGTGTGCAAAAT ATTGTGATACAGGAAGAGATAAAACCAATGAAGCAAGCACTTCGGCTTTGCAAGAAACTTTTTGCCACTCCGAAAAGTTGTTTGGTGTGTGGAACTCAAATGACCAGAAACAGGGAAGGGTTCTAGTTGCAAAGCTTTATAAGACTTGTGAAATGGATTTTCATCTGCTGTTTGGTTACCTGAACTCCCCTGTAAACGGCTCAAACATGGCCTCATCTGATCAACAGGGTCCTTTACAGACCATAGAATATGAAAAAGTCTTGCATCTTTACTCTGTCTTCACCAAG ATTAGTAATGATATATTGAGACCAGAGGACTTATTGGAAGCTTTGGTTGATCTGTGTAATCTGGAAAAT GTTTTTATTGTCCGTTGGTCACTTCGTGTTTTACACAAGGTTTTGAGTGATTCCGCAAGTATGGAAAAGGAATTTGGTGAAAG GGAAAATGTTACAGTGGAAGAATCCATCTCTAAAAATGCTGAATCTGATACAAATGGATTTCGCGCGGAGGAAGAGTGCTTAAGCTTTGCAAATATAGTAGATATGTTGAAGCAGGGCCGAATTCCACCTGCACCGAAATTAGCTAATGCTAAACCCTCCGGTTTTAGTGGGTTTGCTAATCATAGCTGTGTAGCATCTGTGTCTGGAGCCTATCAAGTATCTTTACTTGAACGTATGTGCACAATTGCTACTAAAAGCAATGATGAACTAGTAAGACGTGATGCACTTTCAGTCATGAATCTAATTCTTATGAGACATAATGCGTATTTGGAGAGAGACAA GTTTGCTGGGGAATCGGTGTTTCATACTTTATCTCAATTATTGAGGAAGGAAGCTGGGTTCTCTGTGCAAGACCAAGCTGTTCATGCTCTTTATCTGCTATGTAATT GTCCCAAAGTTCTAGATATGATCTCTTCTTGCTTAAAAGAGGATGGAGATCTGTCGTACTCTAAGGATATTAGTGGCAACAATTTCCCGAGTTTTCAAGTGTTAAATGAGATCTTAATTGGCTTGGCACATTGTGTAGCTTGCTGTGGGAGTGCTACTGCTGAG GAAATGAAGCTTCGAAGAAATGCTATATCTTTTCTAGCTTTCCTAGGTTCGTCAGGAAAATCCGGATTTGAGATTTTACTAAATCATAGGATCCCAAAGGGCTCCAATTTCCTTGCCGTCATTATGCAAAGCATATTATCAGATTTGGACCTTCAGGAATCAAAGTCTGCTAGAAGATCCAGCATTGTCATGGAACA AAGTTTGGTGATACGAGAGGCGCTGATCCTCTTGAATAGACTTGTGTCCCATCCTCAATATTCCATCTCGGTTCTGAATGCCCTGACAGCAACGAGAGACGCAGCAAGCATGGCCGTGGAGTTTGCTAACCGGTTAACCCATAAAGGCAAGTTACTATGGCAGGACGATAACACTACGAAGCTAACTAGAGAATCTGAAATTTTGGAGTTGGCTCGCGTCTTCAAAAgaagagtttttatttttttaggagaTAGTGTTTATGATGGGTGA
- the LOC121778303 gene encoding secretory carrier-associated membrane protein 4-like encodes MNRGNDPNPFDEEEPEVNPFSNGDKSKSRIPSVVAGALGFGQKHEATVDIQLDAMNDSKKKENELAAWEADLRKKEREIKRREDAVNNAGVPVDDRNWPPFFPIIHHDIANEIPVHAQKLQYLAFASWLGIVLCLSFNVIAVTICWIKGGGVKLFLLAIIYALMGCPLSYVLWYRPLYRAMRTDSALKFGWFFLCYMFHIGFCIVAAIAPPIVFQGQSLTGILAAVDVFSDHVIVGIFYLIGFAFFCLETLLSLWVLQKIYAYFRGQK; translated from the exons ATGAATCGGGGAAACGATCCCAATCCGTTCGACGAGGAAGAACCTGAAGTCAATCCATTTTCG AATGGCGACAAGTCAAAGTCTCGCATTCCCAGTGTGGTTGCAGGTGCACTCGGTTTTGGTCAGAAACATGAAGCCACTGTAGATATACAATTAGATGCTATGAAT GATTCAAAGAAAAAGGAGAACGAACTTGCCGCATGGGAAGCAGATTTAAGGAAAAAAGAGAGG GAGATTAAACGGAGAGAAGATGCTGTTAACAATG CTGGTGTTCCTGTTGACGATAGAAACTGGCCTCCATTTTTTCCCATTATCCATCATGATATAGCCAATGAGATACCAGTTCATGCTCAGAAGTTACAGTATCTGGCTTTTGCAAGTTGGTTAG GGATTGTACTTTGCCTTTCATTTAATGTTATTGCAGTCACCATTTGCTGGATAAAGGGTGGTG GGGTCAAACTCTTTTTACTTGCCATAATCTATGCCCTAATGGGATGCCCCCTCTCATATGTGCTCTGGTACAGGCCTTTGTATCGTGCAATGAG GACTGATAGTGCACTGAAGTTTGGGTGGTTTTTCTTGTGCTATATG TTTCACATTGGTTTCTGCATTGTTGCTGCAATTGCACCTCCAATCGTCTTTCAAGGGCAATCATTAAC TGGCATCCTTGCAGCTGTCGATGTCTTTTCGGACCATGTCATAGTTGGG ATCTTTTACCTGATTGGGTTTGCATTCTTTTGCTTGGAAACACTGCTCAGCTTATGGGTACTCCAG AAAATATATGCATATTTCCGGGGACAGAAATGA